The proteins below come from a single Triticum aestivum cultivar Chinese Spring chromosome 5D, IWGSC CS RefSeq v2.1, whole genome shotgun sequence genomic window:
- the LOC123125762 gene encoding pathogenesis-related protein 1-like has product MEYSPKLAVVVLLALASAMAVTGQNSEQDFVDAHNAARADVGLGEVTWDATVAAFAQDYADQRRGDCQLIHTPDGRPYGENLYGGGGGGTEWTATDAVNSWVSEKQYYDHDSNTCSAPEGESCGHYTQVVWRDSTAIGCARVVCDSGDGVFIICSYNPPGNFPGVSPY; this is encoded by the coding sequence ATGGAGTACTCGCCGAAGCTAGCAGTAGTGGTGCTCTTAGCTCTCGCGTCCGCCATGGCGGTCACGGGCCAGAACTCGGAGCAGGACTTCGTGGACGCCCACAACGCGGCGCGCGCCGACGTGGGCCTTGGGGAGGTGACATGGGACGCTACGGTGGCAGCCTTTGCGCAGGACTACGCGGATCAGCGCCGCGGCGACTGCCAGCTGATCCATACTCCTGATGGCCGGCCGTACGGGGAGAACCTctacggaggcggcggcggcgggaccgaGTGGACGGCGACGGACGCCGTGAATTCGTGGGTGTCGGAGAAGCAGTACTACGACCACGACAGCAACACCTGCTCGGCGCCGGAGGGTGAGTCGTGCGGGCACTACACGCAGGTGGTGTGGCGCGACTCGACGGCCATCGGTTGCGCCCGCGTCGTCTGCGACAGCGGCGACGGTGTGTTCATCATCTGCAGCTACAACCCGCCAGGCAACTTCCCCGGGGTGAGCCCGTACTAG